In a single window of the Centropristis striata isolate RG_2023a ecotype Rhode Island chromosome 18, C.striata_1.0, whole genome shotgun sequence genome:
- the LOC131991360 gene encoding ALK and LTK ligand 2-like, translating to MSGLRKHVTMGLVLLMCTLTSHSSESAPSAAPVSAAAAAGGRDAQQDWRRMVEVVRHVEENRGRHSLKTEAPFTSVTNRERSSQVEPKDLRNLKTDRGEQAVVVFPRDPKKKEKFIKHMTGPLYFSPKCRKHVYRLYHHTRDCTIPAYFKRCARLLTRLAGSPQCTEG from the exons ATGAGCGGACTGCGTAAGCACGTCACTATGGGACTGGTGCTACTGATGTGCACGCTGACCAGCCACTCCAGCGAGAGCGCGCCCTCGGCGGCCCCGGTgagtgctgcagctgctgcaggcggCAGGGACGCGCAGCAGGACTGGAGGCGGATGGTGGAGGTCGTGAGGCACGTGGAGGAGAACCGGGGTCGCCACAGCTTGAAAACGGAAGCCCCGTTTACATCCGTAACAAATCGGgagaggagctctcaggtggAACCAAAGGATTTACGCAACTTGAAAACAGACAGAGGGGAGCAGGCTGTCG TTGTATTCCCCAGAGATCCGAAAAAGAAGGAGAAATTCATAAAACATATGACAG GTCCACTTTACTTCAGTCCCAAGTGCAGGAAGCATGTGTACAGACTCTACCACCACACCAGAGACTGCACGATACCTGCAT ACTTCAAAAGATGTGCGCGGCTTCTCACGAGGCTAGCCGGCAGCCCACAGTGCACAGAGGGGTAG